The Acaryochloris thomasi RCC1774 genome contains a region encoding:
- a CDS encoding DUF4058 family protein produces MLSPFPGMDPYLEQPALWPEVHSRLLVAIADSLGPQLRPNYRVAIEKRVYEDTIGNLLVGPPDISVIKTPLQEDLPAHSNHTAVMEPVMVELPMPEEIQERYLEIREVGTGIVVTTLELISPSNKRSGKGRQQYEEKRLKILASQTHLVEIDLIRAFEPLPMLGITGTSLYRILVSRANQRPHAALYPFNLQRPIPAFPLPLKQDDAEVLTELQPLLNQIYDRASYDLAIDYDQEPVPPLSDEDTVWADTLLREKQHR; encoded by the coding sequence ATGCTGTCCCCGTTCCCTGGAATGGATCCTTATTTGGAGCAACCAGCTCTCTGGCCAGAGGTTCATAGTCGGCTGCTGGTTGCGATCGCAGATAGTCTCGGACCACAACTGCGCCCCAACTATCGAGTGGCCATTGAGAAGCGCGTCTATGAAGACACCATCGGCAACTTGCTCGTAGGGCCACCAGATATCTCCGTGATTAAAACGCCTTTGCAAGAAGACTTACCTGCACATTCCAACCACACAGCGGTAATGGAACCTGTGATGGTCGAACTCCCCATGCCAGAGGAAATTCAGGAGCGCTATCTAGAAATCCGAGAGGTAGGTACAGGAATAGTCGTCACGACCTTAGAACTGATTTCGCCCAGTAATAAGCGGTCTGGAAAAGGACGACAACAGTACGAAGAGAAACGGCTCAAAATTTTGGCGAGTCAGACTCACCTGGTAGAGATTGATCTAATCCGAGCCTTCGAACCGCTACCAATGCTGGGCATAACAGGGACTTCACTTTATCGAATCCTTGTGAGTCGGGCAAACCAGAGACCCCATGCTGCACTTTATCCCTTCAATCTACAGCGTCCAATTCCGGCTTTCCCTCTACCGTTAAAACAGGATGATGCGGAAGTTCTCACTGAGCTGCAGCCCTTGCTCAATCAGATCTATGACCGAGCCAGCTATGATTTAGCGATTGATTATGATCAGGAGCCGGTACCTCCGCTATCAGATGAAGATACTGTTTGGGCCGATACTCTGTTGCGGGAGAAACAACATCGGTGA
- a CDS encoding NmrA family NAD(P)-binding protein, whose protein sequence is MTTESKTTGKKVLLIGGTGDLGGMIAQALLERGASLRLYVRPGSRSKLPSDLEEAVEIAEDESQACTGMDVVISAIQGGPDVIVDKQLEFLATAKEAGVKRFIPSDFSFDLFKLEEGENINSDWRCEFAHRAETERGAVAINHILNGCFLDRGVLFGFLGAFDLEKNEAYLWGDGNTKMDFTTYADTAAYTAAVALSDEVLPNQCKFAGESLTFHELLKEVSDGLGRPISIQQMGTLADLDTEIANRQKSEPDNTFAWLPLMYWRAMLNGKGKLEPLMNSHYPSIQPMTVQDYTHKMTVGQD, encoded by the coding sequence ATGACAACGGAATCCAAGACAACTGGGAAGAAAGTTCTTCTCATCGGTGGAACTGGGGATTTGGGAGGAATGATTGCGCAGGCTTTGTTAGAGCGTGGCGCATCGTTGAGACTTTATGTTCGCCCCGGTAGCCGTTCCAAGCTGCCGTCTGATCTGGAAGAGGCTGTAGAGATCGCGGAAGACGAGTCCCAAGCATGTACGGGTATGGATGTTGTCATTTCGGCGATTCAGGGTGGCCCGGATGTCATTGTTGACAAACAACTTGAGTTTTTGGCTACAGCAAAAGAGGCAGGGGTGAAGCGGTTTATCCCATCCGACTTCAGTTTTGATTTGTTCAAGCTAGAAGAGGGAGAAAACATCAATTCTGACTGGCGGTGCGAATTTGCTCACCGTGCGGAAACGGAGCGTGGAGCAGTCGCAATTAACCACATTCTGAACGGCTGCTTTCTTGATCGAGGCGTACTGTTTGGATTCCTGGGCGCATTTGATCTAGAGAAAAATGAAGCCTATCTCTGGGGAGACGGGAATACAAAAATGGATTTCACCACCTATGCGGATACAGCAGCCTATACCGCTGCAGTGGCCCTGTCCGACGAAGTTTTGCCGAACCAGTGCAAATTTGCAGGAGAGTCTCTGACTTTTCATGAATTACTCAAAGAAGTCTCCGACGGCCTCGGACGACCCATCTCTATCCAACAAATGGGAACGCTAGCCGATCTGGATACAGAAATTGCTAATCGTCAGAAATCGGAGCCAGACAACACCTTTGCGTGGCTACCGCTGATGTACTGGCGCGCCATGTTGAATGGCAAAGGCAAGCTGGAACCGCTGATGAACTCACACTATCCGTCGATTCAGCCGATGACGGTTCAGGACTATACCCACAAGATGACTGTTGGCCAGGATTAA
- a CDS encoding S1 family peptidase codes for MRQIRQSARLAIFGSVLSAVTLLTPAVASDEIAGFLECQALYRSSTTGSYSPSLLRGYARAITVKILTSDQWSSGILIQRQSGHYTVLTNQHVLRTGESYRIQTFDGQVYPAAVHAELGFTETDLATLRFQSDQKYAIATLGSSLSLPMGTPVFAAGFPNTGLPVSTPGFQFTVGQVSLVAPKVLEGGYQIGYTNTIEKGMSGGPVLNAQAEVIAINGIHQEPLWGAHRFADGSKPPASLQQTLINSSWAIPIETFIKLSTELL; via the coding sequence ATGAGACAGATCCGTCAGTCAGCACGGCTCGCGATCTTTGGCAGCGTTCTGTCTGCAGTCACTTTGCTGACGCCTGCAGTTGCGAGTGATGAAATTGCAGGCTTTCTAGAGTGTCAGGCTCTGTATCGCAGCTCAACGACAGGGTCCTACAGTCCGTCGTTATTGAGAGGCTATGCCCGGGCGATCACTGTCAAAATCCTGACGAGTGACCAGTGGAGTTCTGGAATTCTGATTCAGCGACAGAGCGGGCACTACACGGTTCTCACCAATCAGCATGTGCTGCGAACAGGAGAATCCTATCGGATCCAAACCTTTGATGGGCAAGTCTATCCGGCGGCTGTTCATGCTGAGCTCGGATTCACCGAGACTGATCTGGCGACGCTTCGCTTTCAAAGTGATCAGAAATATGCGATCGCAACTCTAGGTTCTTCGCTTTCGTTACCAATGGGTACCCCTGTCTTTGCAGCGGGTTTTCCCAATACGGGACTCCCCGTATCTACCCCAGGCTTTCAGTTTACTGTCGGTCAAGTTTCACTGGTGGCACCCAAGGTTTTAGAAGGGGGATATCAAATTGGATACACGAACACAATTGAGAAAGGCATGAGTGGAGGCCCCGTTCTTAATGCTCAGGCCGAAGTAATCGCCATTAACGGCATCCATCAAGAACCACTTTGGGGCGCTCATCGCTTCGCAGACGGCTCAAAACCCCCGGCGAGCCTGCAACAAACGCTCATCAATTCTAGCTGGGCCATCCCTATTGAAACCTTTATCAAGTTGTCTACAGAGCTTCTATGA
- a CDS encoding DUF2442 domain-containing protein produces MLKPVEVKALPNYRLWLRYSNGTEGEVDLSDLAGKGIFKVWDDYNAFENVHIGEQREIAWSDQIDLCPDALYLRLTGRSPEEIFPSLRETSVNA; encoded by the coding sequence ATGCTCAAACCCGTTGAAGTAAAAGCATTGCCCAACTACAGACTATGGCTCCGATATTCAAACGGAACAGAAGGTGAAGTTGATCTTTCCGACCTAGCTGGTAAAGGCATATTCAAAGTTTGGGATGACTATAACGCTTTCGAGAACGTCCATATTGGCGAGCAAAGAGAAATCGCCTGGAGTGATCAAATAGACCTCTGCCCCGATGCACTCTATCTACGCTTGACCGGTAGGTCACCGGAAGAAATATTTCCAAGCCTTCGAGAAACCAGCGTCAATGCCTGA
- a CDS encoding MFS transporter: protein MPNAWLVKITLLLASTLTVMSGATIAPSLPAMQDYFAEVSNADFWVKLVLTIPALFIVIGSPIAGQLVDVIGRKPLLIGSALIYGFAGGSGYVLDSLFAILGGRALLGLAVAGIMVSATTLIADYFSGDQRANFMGLQAAFMGFGGVLFLSVGGFIADLNWRLPFLIYLFAWLLLPLMVRVLYEPERIPAASDQGGQANVSSLPVRLLVLIYASALLMQVVFYLIPTQLPFYLKQIAGADAARSGLAIALSTLFSAIASLNYGKIKQRFSFITILALAFSLMGLGYIGIGLVGTYGSVLLVLVPAGLGLGLLMPNLNVWTSKEAPDHLRGRALGGLTTFFFLGQFLSPIVSQPVSQSMGLTKTYGLSGLLLVVTGAVLWISKKQICRFVASAAGQS, encoded by the coding sequence ATGCCCAACGCTTGGCTCGTCAAAATTACGCTACTGCTGGCAAGTACCCTGACGGTAATGTCTGGGGCAACCATCGCGCCTTCCCTACCGGCGATGCAGGACTATTTTGCGGAGGTCTCGAATGCAGACTTCTGGGTCAAGCTGGTCTTGACAATTCCGGCCTTATTTATCGTAATCGGCTCTCCCATAGCTGGACAGCTCGTCGATGTTATCGGTCGCAAGCCGTTGCTGATTGGCTCTGCCCTTATCTATGGCTTTGCCGGTGGCTCAGGCTATGTTCTTGATTCTCTGTTTGCCATTCTAGGCGGACGTGCTTTATTGGGCCTTGCCGTGGCGGGAATTATGGTCAGCGCCACCACCTTAATTGCTGATTACTTTAGCGGTGACCAGCGTGCCAATTTTATGGGTTTGCAGGCTGCCTTCATGGGATTTGGTGGAGTGCTGTTTCTCTCGGTAGGTGGCTTCATAGCCGATCTCAACTGGCGACTGCCGTTCTTGATCTATTTGTTTGCGTGGCTATTGTTGCCCCTAATGGTACGGGTTCTCTATGAGCCTGAGAGGATTCCTGCTGCCAGTGATCAGGGTGGACAGGCCAACGTTTCCTCCCTGCCAGTCAGGTTGCTGGTTTTAATCTATGCATCGGCGCTGTTGATGCAGGTGGTCTTTTATTTGATTCCGACACAGCTTCCGTTTTATCTAAAGCAGATTGCGGGAGCAGATGCGGCTCGGAGCGGACTTGCGATCGCACTGTCTACTCTCTTTAGCGCCATCGCCTCCCTCAACTACGGCAAAATTAAGCAGCGCTTCAGCTTCATCACTATTCTGGCTCTAGCCTTTAGTCTCATGGGTTTAGGCTATATCGGGATTGGCCTCGTTGGTACTTACGGGTCAGTTCTGCTAGTGCTGGTCCCGGCAGGCTTAGGTTTAGGGCTATTGATGCCCAACCTCAATGTCTGGACCTCCAAAGAAGCCCCCGATCATCTACGCGGACGCGCCTTAGGCGGACTCACAACCTTCTTTTTCCTCGGTCAGTTTCTGTCCCCCATTGTTTCTCAGCCCGTTAGTCAAAGCATGGGCTTGACGAAAACCTACGGACTATCGGGTCTGCTACTGGTTGTTACTGGTGCAGTTTTATGGATCTCAAAAAAACAGATTTGCCGCTTCGTCGCCAGTGCGGCTGGCCAGTCATGA
- a CDS encoding nuclear transport factor 2 family protein, with protein MSDQPAPEIELLRTAYTAFNARDLDAVLALMTPDVHWPRAFKGGFVHGPEEVRAYWVEQGSEISAHNEPVAFHLEDDGQVLVKVHQVVRDLSGAVLANEHVGHRYTIKDGLIQAMKICSLPSSGLGA; from the coding sequence ATGTCAGACCAACCTGCACCAGAAATCGAGCTGCTACGCACAGCGTACACGGCCTTCAATGCGCGCGACCTTGATGCCGTCCTCGCCCTCATGACTCCCGACGTGCATTGGCCAAGAGCGTTCAAAGGTGGTTTTGTCCATGGACCGGAAGAAGTCCGCGCTTACTGGGTGGAGCAGGGGAGCGAGATCAGTGCACATAACGAGCCGGTTGCCTTTCACTTAGAAGATGATGGGCAGGTCTTGGTCAAGGTGCATCAGGTCGTGCGCGATCTGTCCGGAGCCGTACTTGCCAATGAGCACGTTGGTCACCGTTACACTATTAAAGATGGCTTGATTCAAGCCATGAAAATCTGCTCACTTCCATCATCCGGTCTCGGTGCCTAA
- a CDS encoding COP23 domain-containing protein, which yields MKLGRIASVLAFSALTCAVVKLPAAAAERRFACGSSSGVPATMAKTSRGLVPVIKWTSSHFSSSGYSPLRRCQIVSDKFQEYYETGQLNYLTTGRVSYPNQVDYQNVVCVAKARLGACNGVLFTLKPGSNPGRTLQRLMDVRLQASGPLNETSGRVYIEMEKFLNEAPVDQNASADPNAPTTGLW from the coding sequence ATGAAATTGGGAAGAATTGCTTCAGTTTTGGCGTTCTCTGCGCTGACCTGTGCAGTGGTGAAATTGCCTGCGGCGGCTGCAGAACGGCGTTTTGCCTGTGGTAGCAGTAGCGGCGTACCCGCAACCATGGCAAAGACATCACGGGGCTTGGTTCCGGTTATTAAATGGACCTCTAGCCATTTCAGTAGCTCGGGCTATTCACCCCTAAGACGCTGCCAGATTGTCTCTGACAAATTCCAGGAGTATTACGAAACCGGTCAACTCAACTACCTCACCACCGGTCGAGTGAGCTACCCCAATCAGGTGGATTATCAAAATGTCGTCTGCGTCGCAAAGGCTCGGCTAGGAGCCTGCAACGGTGTCTTGTTTACCCTCAAACCAGGTAGCAATCCAGGTCGCACACTTCAGCGGTTAATGGATGTTCGCCTGCAGGCATCTGGCCCGCTGAACGAAACCTCTGGGCGCGTTTATATCGAAATGGAGAAGTTCTTAAACGAAGCCCCCGTCGATCAAAATGCTTCTGCAGATCCGAATGCACCCACAACCGGACTGTGGTAG
- a CDS encoding Txe/YoeB family addiction module toxin, whose amino-acid sequence MPTARNCPQNNPKMLKRINSLIKDIQRQPFEGVGKPEPLKHNFSGYWSRRITDEHRIIYKVEKDSLMIAQLQYHY is encoded by the coding sequence ATGCCCACAGCGCGGAATTGTCCACAAAATAATCCAAAAATGTTGAAGCGAATCAACAGTCTCATCAAAGATATTCAGCGACAGCCGTTCGAAGGCGTTGGTAAACCAGAACCCTTAAAGCACAACTTCTCTGGATATTGGTCAAGGCGAATCACTGATGAGCACAGAATTATCTATAAGGTCGAAAAGGATTCGTTGATGATTGCTCAACTTCAATATCACTACTAA
- a CDS encoding tetratricopeptide repeat-containing S1 family peptidase — translation MTFPTRLLAMLMVPAAVVCTQQAMALSPAEINAIAKGATVRLEGKASGSGVIIKRTGDVYTALTVAHLFASQKNITVVTSSGQSRTVSPSAIRLLPGLDLAIFQFASSQDYPVAKLGNSDQIKGKVYVAGYPLPTAALNESFYNLTTGTVTAKALRALENGYALLYSNTTLPGMNGGPVLDSEGRLVAIHGLTDTPEPIQKQSINPQIYTHTGFNLGIPINVFSSRISKAGLNLNPLPKEQPSSPPTADDYYVRGGAFLQRGDYKQALADYDQALQLRPNFAEAYSNRQKIYFWQGNYQRAVADGDRAVQLNPNLDTAYIFRGFAQAKLGNIQGQLADLDQAVTRAPKSAAAYSYRSYAHYLRSNYPLALADAERAVKLDAQSSWAYAVRGIVQSKLGRKQEALDDGSSAIQFDPGAVDGWFARAIIALNLNDYQNALSSVDQAIKLNPNFADAYVTRAEAHWRMGNRQDAIANLDKAIALDPNNVNTKRVRRSLGSS, via the coding sequence ATGACTTTTCCCACAAGATTGCTGGCCATGCTGATGGTGCCCGCTGCAGTGGTCTGTACACAGCAGGCAATGGCCCTGAGTCCGGCAGAAATCAACGCCATTGCGAAAGGCGCGACAGTCCGCCTTGAGGGCAAAGCCTCGGGTTCGGGCGTCATCATTAAGCGGACCGGCGACGTTTACACAGCTTTGACCGTTGCCCATTTGTTCGCGTCACAGAAAAACATCACCGTTGTGACCTCCAGCGGCCAATCTCGCACCGTTTCTCCCAGCGCCATTCGACTGCTGCCGGGGCTGGACCTAGCGATTTTTCAGTTCGCTAGCTCTCAGGACTACCCAGTAGCAAAGCTGGGCAATTCGGATCAGATTAAGGGCAAGGTTTATGTCGCGGGCTACCCACTTCCGACAGCGGCACTGAACGAGAGCTTCTACAACCTAACCACTGGAACCGTCACGGCAAAGGCACTGCGCGCCCTTGAAAATGGCTACGCGCTGCTCTACTCCAACACAACGCTGCCAGGTATGAACGGTGGTCCTGTCTTAGACAGTGAAGGGCGGCTGGTCGCCATTCACGGGCTAACCGACACGCCTGAACCGATTCAGAAGCAAAGCATTAACCCGCAGATCTATACCCACACAGGCTTCAACCTGGGGATTCCCATTAACGTTTTTTCGAGCCGGATCTCAAAAGCGGGCCTTAACTTGAATCCTTTGCCGAAAGAGCAGCCTAGCTCACCGCCCACTGCCGATGATTACTACGTGCGGGGAGGTGCCTTTTTACAGCGGGGTGATTACAAGCAGGCGCTGGCGGACTACGACCAAGCGCTTCAACTGCGCCCCAACTTCGCTGAAGCTTACAGCAATCGTCAAAAAATCTACTTTTGGCAGGGGAATTATCAGCGAGCTGTTGCAGACGGCGATCGGGCAGTTCAGCTCAATCCGAATTTGGACACGGCCTATATTTTTCGTGGTTTTGCCCAGGCGAAACTGGGTAACATTCAGGGGCAGCTTGCCGACCTCGACCAAGCGGTGACCCGCGCCCCCAAGTCGGCTGCAGCCTACAGCTACCGCAGCTATGCCCACTATCTACGGAGCAACTATCCGCTGGCGCTAGCGGATGCCGAACGCGCGGTGAAGCTAGATGCCCAGTCTTCTTGGGCCTATGCGGTGCGAGGGATTGTCCAATCCAAGTTGGGTAGAAAACAAGAGGCTTTAGATGACGGCAGCAGCGCTATTCAGTTTGATCCCGGTGCCGTGGATGGATGGTTTGCCCGCGCGATTATTGCTCTGAACCTCAATGACTATCAGAATGCGCTGAGCTCTGTTGATCAGGCTATCAAGCTCAACCCTAATTTCGCCGATGCCTACGTAACGCGTGCTGAGGCCCATTGGCGGATGGGGAATCGGCAGGATGCGATCGCAAATTTAGATAAAGCAATTGCCCTAGACCCCAACAATGTCAACACTAAGAGAGTGCGTCGATCCTTAGGAAGCTCCTAG
- a CDS encoding CDGSH iron-sulfur domain-containing protein — protein MTEPTIAAKKPAVLTLEPGTYAWCTCGLSENQPFCNGSHQGTDFTPMTFELDEEKQVALCQCKYTENPPYCDGSHAKL, from the coding sequence ATGACTGAACCAACTATTGCTGCTAAAAAGCCTGCTGTCTTGACCCTCGAACCCGGCACCTATGCATGGTGTACCTGTGGTTTATCTGAAAATCAACCCTTCTGTAACGGTTCCCATCAGGGAACAGACTTCACACCCATGACCTTTGAACTTGATGAGGAAAAACAAGTCGCGCTGTGTCAGTGCAAGTACACCGAGAACCCTCCTTACTGTGACGGCAGCCACGCAAAGCTCTAA
- a CDS encoding AraC family transcriptional regulator, with protein MKTNARQTPLRSPSLRKQTWSGIGSLRYQSNCLAKTIPEHDHASHALFISLGGSTWLNMPSNGYNQMQRLPAGSIAITPARVMHSAVVDEPSEFIILYLRPEFVDQSGERTANHSLKPVVLQSDSLIQAISTTLTKADSEEGDRFYAESLLHALSNHLLKRYSWQPSAQQFKPSGLSAFKLTRVRDYIEAHLQESIRLDDLAMTSNLSRYHFCRLFKQSVGTSPYRYILQQRIKKAKQLLRDPELSLVEVALTSGFANQSHFSRHFRQQVGVTPSYYRHQAR; from the coding sequence TTGAAGACAAACGCTCGTCAGACCCCACTGCGTTCCCCCAGCTTACGAAAGCAAACATGGTCAGGCATTGGATCACTTCGCTACCAATCTAATTGTTTAGCGAAAACGATTCCTGAGCATGATCATGCCAGTCACGCTCTGTTTATTTCCTTGGGCGGCAGTACTTGGCTCAACATGCCTTCCAATGGCTATAACCAAATGCAGCGATTACCGGCAGGTAGTATCGCAATCACACCTGCGCGTGTAATGCATTCCGCAGTCGTTGATGAGCCGTCCGAATTTATCATCCTGTATCTGCGGCCTGAATTTGTTGATCAAAGCGGTGAGCGGACAGCCAATCATTCTCTCAAACCTGTAGTACTCCAGTCAGATTCGCTGATTCAAGCTATCAGTACAACGCTAACGAAAGCGGATTCAGAAGAGGGAGATCGATTCTATGCTGAATCATTGCTCCATGCGCTCTCGAACCATCTGCTCAAGCGATACTCTTGGCAACCATCAGCTCAGCAATTTAAGCCTTCTGGACTATCGGCTTTCAAGTTAACGCGAGTGCGAGACTATATTGAGGCTCACCTGCAGGAGTCTATTCGACTGGATGATCTGGCAATGACGTCTAATCTAAGCCGTTATCATTTCTGCCGACTGTTCAAGCAGTCTGTTGGCACCAGCCCTTATCGATATATTTTGCAACAGCGTATCAAGAAGGCAAAACAGCTTCTTCGGGATCCGGAGCTGTCGTTAGTGGAGGTTGCTCTAACTAGCGGCTTTGCTAATCAAAGTCATTTTTCCCGGCACTTCCGTCAGCAGGTGGGAGTGACACCAAGCTACTATCGGCACCAAGCTCGTTAG
- a CDS encoding sodium:solute symporter family protein, translating to MQTIDWIIVGVYLVLTILLGLYLSRKASGSMADFFVSGRSLPWWLAGTSMAATTFSIDTPLYIAGVVASGGIAGNWQWWSFGIAHVIMIYVFARLWRRSEIITDAELIEVRYGGNMAATLRATKAFLFAVPINCIGIGYAMLAMVKAIDALNLWQSVGVDPGENLKIWSVVGVSIFVLIYAGLSGLWGVVITDFFQFFFGLAGAIVVAAIAVNHIGGMPELIQQVQEKTQQDVLSFVPVTFGGGSFMQWSDAAGITLSTFLAYIFVQWWAFRRSDGGGEFIQRLAAAKTEEEAEKAAWFFNILNYVVRTWPWIVVALAALVIYPDSELLTAAGAVDRELGYPKMMLDFLPPVLLGLTVASLLAAFMSTVSTLINWGASYLVNDLYGRFARPNAPQSELVLAGRVASVLITALGAIAAFNFSSISSVFGLVIAIGTGPGLVLVLRWYWWRINAAAELAAMLGGFFIGLGTTVIPVITIADNGIKLMVITGLTAIIWIAVMLLTPPESDETLNKFYTKVRPGGPGWKRQRKQTGLPPLQDLGKDLLRVCAALLLLFGAMFAVGGFLLFKVVTGWVSLVIAVVGWIWLRQLNKSQAPPMPRPGLSDGA from the coding sequence ATGCAAACAATTGACTGGATTATCGTCGGGGTCTACCTCGTCCTCACCATTCTGTTGGGCCTCTACCTCTCCCGCAAAGCCTCTGGTAGCATGGCAGACTTTTTTGTCTCCGGGCGATCGCTTCCCTGGTGGCTAGCGGGAACCAGCATGGCCGCCACAACCTTTTCAATTGATACACCGTTGTATATTGCCGGCGTAGTTGCCAGCGGCGGAATTGCGGGCAACTGGCAGTGGTGGAGCTTCGGCATTGCCCACGTGATCATGATCTACGTCTTTGCAAGGCTGTGGCGACGTTCAGAAATTATCACCGATGCCGAACTGATTGAGGTGCGCTACGGCGGCAACATGGCCGCAACGCTGCGGGCCACGAAAGCCTTTTTGTTTGCCGTTCCTATTAACTGTATTGGCATTGGCTACGCGATGCTAGCGATGGTTAAAGCGATTGATGCATTGAATCTCTGGCAGAGTGTAGGCGTCGATCCCGGCGAAAACCTCAAAATCTGGAGCGTAGTGGGGGTCAGCATCTTTGTCCTGATCTATGCAGGTCTCTCTGGTCTTTGGGGCGTTGTGATCACCGACTTTTTCCAGTTTTTCTTTGGGCTGGCCGGAGCCATTGTTGTGGCTGCGATCGCAGTCAATCACATCGGCGGTATGCCGGAACTGATCCAACAGGTACAGGAGAAAACCCAGCAGGATGTTCTTAGCTTTGTCCCCGTAACCTTCGGGGGCGGCTCCTTCATGCAGTGGAGCGATGCAGCGGGCATTACACTCAGTACATTCTTAGCCTACATTTTTGTACAATGGTGGGCCTTTCGCCGCAGTGACGGCGGTGGCGAATTTATACAACGATTGGCCGCTGCCAAAACCGAAGAAGAAGCAGAGAAAGCGGCTTGGTTCTTCAATATCTTGAACTATGTGGTCCGCACTTGGCCCTGGATTGTTGTAGCCCTGGCGGCTTTGGTCATTTATCCCGACTCTGAGCTTTTGACCGCGGCGGGTGCTGTGGATCGAGAGCTGGGCTATCCCAAGATGATGCTCGACTTCTTGCCTCCGGTGCTGTTGGGGCTAACGGTGGCGTCACTGCTGGCGGCGTTCATGAGTACGGTTTCGACTCTAATCAATTGGGGTGCATCTTACTTAGTGAACGATCTATACGGTCGGTTTGCTCGCCCCAATGCCCCTCAGTCAGAGCTGGTTTTGGCAGGGCGCGTGGCTTCCGTTTTGATTACCGCTTTAGGTGCGATCGCAGCCTTCAACTTCAGCAGCATCAGTTCTGTTTTTGGGCTGGTGATTGCCATTGGCACTGGACCGGGCTTGGTATTGGTGCTGCGCTGGTACTGGTGGCGGATTAACGCTGCGGCAGAGCTAGCCGCCATGCTGGGGGGCTTCTTTATTGGTTTAGGCACTACCGTTATCCCTGTGATCACGATTGCCGACAACGGCATCAAGCTGATGGTGATTACTGGACTGACCGCCATTATTTGGATCGCGGTGATGCTTTTGACCCCACCGGAATCAGACGAAACGCTGAACAAATTTTATACAAAGGTGCGACCGGGGGGACCGGGATGGAAACGCCAAAGAAAGCAGACGGGCCTACCGCCCCTTCAAGACTTAGGAAAAGATCTGTTGAGGGTCTGTGCCGCGCTCTTGCTGCTCTTTGGAGCTATGTTTGCCGTGGGTGGATTCCTGCTCTTTAAGGTTGTGACTGGCTGGGTTTCTTTGGTGATTGCCGTTGTGGGCTGGATCTGGCTGCGGCAGCTCAACAAATCTCAGGCACCGCCCATGCCTAGACCCGGTCTCAGTGATGGGGCTTGA
- a CDS encoding SDR family NAD(P)-dependent oxidoreductase yields MIPQKHTGKVAVVTGASSGMGQEFARRLANEGADLVLASRHPATETEQMVKEAGRKAVTQSCDVTSADDVQALAEATQSQFGRCDILVNNAGIYPFQPFAEMSFEDWRKVFSVNLDALFFTCQAFLPMLKQHGWGRIINVSSTVCWSVAPNVTHYTAAKMGVIGFTRALATEVADAGITVNAVAPGLVRTGTTESGEQSEMFDMVKQMQAIHRTAETDDVASVVSFLASEDSRFMTGQTLSVDGGLTRF; encoded by the coding sequence ATGATCCCGCAAAAACACACCGGCAAAGTAGCTGTCGTAACCGGCGCATCTTCAGGGATGGGTCAAGAATTCGCCCGACGTTTGGCAAACGAGGGAGCCGACTTAGTTCTAGCGTCAAGACATCCTGCCACCGAAACAGAGCAAATGGTTAAAGAGGCTGGACGCAAGGCCGTTACTCAATCCTGTGACGTAACCTCTGCTGACGATGTCCAGGCCCTAGCAGAAGCAACTCAATCTCAGTTTGGACGCTGCGATATTTTAGTCAACAATGCTGGGATTTATCCGTTCCAGCCCTTTGCTGAAATGAGTTTTGAAGACTGGCGCAAAGTTTTCTCCGTCAATCTCGATGCTCTATTTTTTACCTGCCAAGCCTTTCTTCCGATGCTGAAACAGCATGGCTGGGGAAGAATTATCAATGTTTCATCCACCGTTTGCTGGTCCGTTGCCCCCAACGTCACGCACTACACCGCCGCCAAAATGGGAGTGATTGGATTCACCCGCGCCCTAGCCACTGAAGTTGCCGATGCCGGAATAACAGTCAATGCCGTCGCTCCAGGCTTAGTTCGCACAGGGACGACAGAGAGCGGTGAACAGTCAGAAATGTTCGACATGGTGAAGCAGATGCAGGCGATCCATCGCACTGCGGAAACGGATGATGTTGCTAGCGTTGTTTCTTTCTTAGCATCTGAAGATTCTCGCTTTATGACAGGTCAAACCTTATCCGTTGATGGAGGGCTAACGCGATTTTGA